A DNA window from Armatimonadota bacterium contains the following coding sequences:
- a CDS encoding LD-carboxypeptidase has product MEGPSRRQILAGAAGLSALGLVGSAAAARIRTMKPKALKKGDLIGLFAPAGNIESEDELQKAVSKIESLGFRVKVGSNVMRQKGYLAGTDQERADDVNAMFADPEVDGMIAVRGGYGVTRMLHLLNYDLVKRNPKFVCGYSDLTALLNGLFRKTGLVTFHGPVGTSSWTDFDIENFMKVATGFDGEWLMPTSDAVPFPRAQTFVPGTSTGRLIGGNLSLIASMVGTPYFPPAEDSILFIEDLDEDVYRLDRMLTQIWSSGAFSKLKGFVIGSLKLPNQKEGEPARTDDEMIAMLAERCKLFGVPAFSGASVGHISKKLTLPIGCRARIDAEARTITLLESPVIP; this is encoded by the coding sequence ATGGAAGGACCATCTCGGCGGCAGATTTTGGCGGGAGCCGCTGGGCTTTCTGCGCTTGGATTGGTAGGATCAGCCGCCGCCGCCCGAATAAGAACCATGAAGCCAAAGGCACTTAAGAAAGGCGATTTGATCGGGCTGTTTGCTCCTGCGGGCAACATTGAATCCGAGGATGAACTGCAGAAAGCGGTCTCCAAAATCGAATCACTGGGATTTCGAGTCAAGGTTGGGTCAAACGTAATGCGGCAGAAGGGCTACCTTGCAGGGACCGATCAAGAACGAGCCGACGACGTGAATGCCATGTTTGCCGATCCTGAAGTGGACGGGATGATCGCTGTTCGAGGTGGCTATGGCGTGACCAGGATGTTGCACCTTCTCAATTACGATTTGGTCAAGCGAAACCCTAAATTCGTTTGCGGATACAGTGATCTCACGGCCCTGCTGAATGGATTATTTCGCAAGACTGGATTAGTGACATTTCATGGCCCGGTTGGAACGTCCTCTTGGACCGATTTTGATATAGAGAACTTTATGAAAGTCGCGACTGGGTTTGATGGCGAGTGGCTGATGCCGACTTCGGATGCGGTGCCGTTTCCCAGGGCGCAAACCTTCGTGCCAGGAACTTCGACCGGGCGATTGATCGGCGGAAATCTCTCCCTCATCGCGAGCATGGTCGGGACACCCTACTTCCCTCCCGCCGAAGACTCGATTCTGTTTATCGAAGATTTGGACGAAGACGTTTACCGGCTCGACCGAATGCTGACTCAGATCTGGTCGTCTGGCGCGTTCAGCAAACTAAAGGGATTCGTTATTGGATCGCTCAAGCTGCCGAACCAAAAAGAAGGTGAACCCGCTCGAACGGATGACGAGATGATCGCAATGCTCGCAGAGCGGTGCAAGTTGTTTGGAGTACCTGCATTTTCTGGCGCATCGGTGGGGCACATCAGCAAGAAACTCACCTTGCCGATAGGTTGCCGGGCGCGGATTGATGCGGAGGCTCGTACGATCACACTTCTAGAGTCTCCAGTGATTCCCTAG
- the msrA gene encoding peptide-methionine (S)-S-oxide reductase MsrA: MIKLKSIVPLSLALGFTLLACSPVNAGKPPAAPPSKNKVPSTACTLVFGAGCFWCVETMFEELKGVYDVESGYAGGTSKGVTYEDVCTGTTGHAETIKVSFDPKVITREDLLRIFFTVHDPTTLNRQGADTGTQYRSVIFYSTPEEKAVSEKIKAEISKSKIWKNPIVTTIEPLKNYTVAEAYHQDYYARYEAASDAEKAKFNLGYCNAVVEPKVLKFREKYRHLLKNP, from the coding sequence ATGATCAAGCTCAAATCGATTGTGCCGTTAAGTTTGGCCCTGGGATTCACGCTGTTGGCATGCTCTCCAGTAAACGCTGGCAAACCACCTGCCGCGCCTCCAAGCAAGAACAAAGTGCCGTCCACAGCCTGCACGCTTGTCTTTGGCGCGGGATGCTTCTGGTGCGTAGAGACGATGTTCGAGGAACTCAAGGGCGTTTACGATGTCGAAAGCGGATATGCCGGCGGAACATCAAAGGGAGTTACCTACGAGGATGTCTGCACTGGCACGACCGGGCACGCCGAAACAATCAAGGTGAGTTTTGATCCCAAAGTGATCACGCGCGAAGATTTGCTAAGGATCTTCTTCACGGTCCACGATCCGACAACCTTGAACCGACAAGGAGCCGATACAGGTACTCAGTATCGTTCTGTGATTTTCTATTCCACGCCGGAAGAGAAAGCTGTGTCTGAGAAGATCAAGGCAGAAATCTCCAAGTCAAAAATCTGGAAGAACCCGATCGTGACGACGATTGAGCCGCTCAAAAACTACACTGTTGCTGAGGCTTACCATCAGGACTACTACGCCCGATATGAGGCAGCGAGCGATGCTGAAAAGGCGAAGTTCAATCTTGGCTATTGCAACGCTGTGGTTGAACCTAAGGTACTCAAGTTCCGAGAGAAGTACCGCCATCTGCTCAAGAACCCTTGA
- the gcvPB gene encoding aminomethyl-transferring glycine dehydrogenase subunit GcvPB: MVPQPQLIFEKSTPGRVGANFPKPTTPEVDIEQVLGELRTELNLPEVGELDMIRHFTNLSQINYGIETGFYPLGSCTMKYNPKINERTASSPGFTHIHPLQPESTVPGALEVLAQVQEILIELTGFDEITLQPLAGAHGELTCLMLIKAYHESRGEGETRKVVLVPDSAHGTNPASASACGYSVKSVPTTADGLTDIEALKAVLSTEVAAFMVTNPSTLGLFETNIAEVCELVHSVGAQVFCDGANMNAMVGTTRPGDHGFDCMHLNLHKTFSTPHGGGGPGCGAIGLQNHLEPFLPKPVVRRNSSGKVELLRDRPQSIGRVSAFFGQFLMEVRALTYLLAYGKENLNRISRFAVLNANYVQARLRNVLPPAHDRYCMHECILTASRYKANGVRALDISKRLIDYGIHPPTNYFPLIVPEAIMIEPTETESKQTLDHFCDTMIQICHEAETDAELLKNAPSSQIVGRLDEAQAVKVLDVRWRPAEKKSLQPVG, from the coding sequence TTGGTACCACAGCCGCAACTCATTTTCGAAAAGTCGACTCCTGGCCGCGTTGGTGCCAATTTTCCTAAACCGACGACTCCAGAGGTGGATATCGAGCAGGTGCTCGGTGAATTGCGAACCGAACTGAATCTTCCAGAAGTCGGCGAACTCGACATGATTCGTCACTTCACAAACCTGAGTCAGATCAACTACGGCATCGAAACAGGCTTCTATCCATTGGGTTCGTGCACCATGAAGTACAACCCAAAGATCAACGAGCGAACGGCATCTAGTCCAGGATTCACTCACATCCATCCGCTGCAACCAGAATCGACTGTTCCAGGCGCGCTCGAAGTCCTTGCTCAAGTTCAAGAGATTCTAATTGAGCTCACTGGGTTTGATGAAATCACCTTGCAACCTCTTGCTGGAGCCCACGGTGAGCTAACCTGCCTAATGCTGATCAAGGCTTACCACGAGTCGCGCGGGGAAGGCGAAACCAGAAAAGTAGTGCTCGTTCCAGACTCTGCGCATGGTACAAACCCAGCCAGCGCTTCAGCTTGTGGCTATTCAGTCAAGTCAGTTCCGACAACTGCCGATGGTTTGACGGATATTGAGGCCCTCAAGGCAGTCCTCAGCACTGAGGTCGCGGCGTTCATGGTCACCAATCCTTCGACTCTTGGGCTATTCGAAACCAATATTGCCGAAGTCTGTGAACTGGTTCACTCCGTCGGCGCGCAAGTCTTCTGCGATGGTGCGAACATGAACGCGATGGTCGGCACGACCCGGCCAGGCGATCACGGCTTCGACTGTATGCACTTGAACCTGCACAAAACTTTCAGCACTCCGCATGGCGGTGGTGGGCCAGGATGCGGCGCGATTGGGCTGCAGAACCACTTAGAGCCGTTCCTTCCGAAGCCTGTCGTGCGCCGGAATTCGAGTGGCAAGGTCGAACTGCTGCGCGATCGACCGCAATCCATCGGCAGGGTCAGCGCGTTCTTCGGACAGTTCCTGATGGAAGTCCGGGCGCTCACCTACCTGCTGGCGTATGGCAAGGAAAATCTAAACCGGATCAGCCGATTCGCAGTATTGAACGCCAACTATGTTCAGGCGCGATTACGAAATGTTTTGCCACCCGCGCACGATCGCTATTGCATGCACGAGTGCATTCTCACTGCATCCCGATACAAAGCAAATGGCGTCCGAGCGCTGGATATCAGCAAGCGGTTGATCGACTACGGAATCCATCCGCCGACGAATTACTTCCCGCTGATCGTGCCAGAGGCGATCATGATCGAGCCAACAGAAACTGAGAGCAAGCAAACCCTTGATCATTTCTGCGACACCATGATCCAAATCTGCCATGAAGCTGAGACCGACGCCGAGCTACTGAAAAATGCGCCAAGCTCGCAGATCGTTGGACGGTTGGACGAAGCACAAGCGGTCAAGGTTCTCGATGTCCGCTGGCGCCCTGCAGAAAAGAAATCGCTTCAGCCCGTTGGTTGA